The genomic region CAGCACTTTACCGGAGTTGTAATCGATCAGGATGTATGACTCCGCGTCGATCTGCGGAACACCCGGGATCATGGTTTTGATATTCAGGTCATCGGCCTGCGCGCCAGAGACAGCGGCGGTGCAAAGAACCGTGGTGAGCGCCATGCGCTGCATGAAACGAGCGGAAAAAGTGGTCTTCATGGTCTGAACTACGACGTCCGTGATGGAATTGAAAAAGTGCCCTACTATAGCAAATGCAATACCGGCAGGCATCTGACTTTCCTCGTGACTTTGTTAACGAACTTAACGTCACTTACAGAAACTCACAAACCAGATGCCTTTGTAACGTTATTGTGCGCCAGTAATGAATGACTGAAGTTGAGCTTCGGATTGTAAACGCTGCTGTAACGCGCTGGCTTCGGCTTTGCTGGCAAAAGGCCCAAGTTGAATTCGCCAGACGGCACCGTTCTGCGTGACGCGTCCCGGTACGCCGAACTGCTGGCCGAGCCGCTGTTGAAATTGCTGAGCACGAGCCTGATCGCTCACTGCGCCAACCTGCACGACATAGCCGCTGGTGACCGCTGGGGCGGCAACAGGCGCTGGCGCTTCGGCCGGGGTAGACGTTGGCGCGGTAACCGGTGCAGGGGCCGCGGGTTGCGGCGCAGGCGTCGGTTCGCTACCTTCCAGAACGCCGGCGGCGAGTGTTGTCGGTGCGCCGAGGAAGCCGCTGCTGTTTACGGGGGCACCTTCGCCACCTTGGCTTTGTAAGGTGGAATTGCTAATAGCGCGAACTTCACCCTGTGGTTGCATCGGTTCGGGCGCTGAAGATGCGCCTCCCATTCCCCCGCTCAGGTCGGGGCGGGCGGGCAGGGCATAGGTCTGTTTCGCTACCGTGGTGCAGGCCATGCCAGGTCCGGAGAGCGAACCGTCCTGCGCAACGATAATCGGGTCGATTCGCACTTTGGTATTATTGGAAGTGTTCAGGCGATCGGCTGCGGCGCGAGAAAGAGAAATGACCCGATCGTTACCATAGGGGCCACGATCGTTAATGCGAACGACGATCATTCGGCCATTCGCGAGGTTTGTGATCCGCGCATAGCTTGGGATCGGCAGCGTCGGGTGTGCTGCCGTCAGTTGCATAGGATCGAATGCTTCACCGGAGGCGGTCAGATTGCTACCCGGCTCCGCATCATATATGGCAGCCAGGCCGGCCTGACTAAAGCGTGAGGCATCCTGCACAATTTTGTAGCTCTTACCGTCTCGCTGGTAATCCTGATTCGCGGTTGGGCTGAGCGATTCGAAACGGGGATCCGCTCCGCTGATTTCAACGACAGGCCCGTTGCATACCGCAGGCGCTGGCGCGACGGCAGTTTGCTGCTGACCATCATCATTCGAACACGCCGCAAGCATTCCAGCCGCGATGCAGATTCCAATCCACTGCTTACGCATTACGCACCCCTTACACGCTTTTTGATAACATTTTTCTGTGAGTATGGATCGACATAACAATCCCGAACCCGGCCATCAACACAATCAATGCTGAGCCTCCGTAACTGACCAGCGGTAGCGGAACGCCTACAACGGGCAGAATACCGCTTACCATACCAATATTAACGAAGACATAAACGAACAAAATTAACATTAGCCCACCAGCCATGACACGGCCAAAGGTGGTTTGCGCGTGGGCGGCAACCCACAGTCCACGCATAATGAGCAGAATATACAACGCCAGTAAGATCAGTATGCCAACCAGTCCAAGTTCTTCCGCCAGAACGGCGAAGATAAAGTCAGTATGGCGCTCCGGCAAAAACTCCAGCTGCGATTGGGTACCGTGCAACCATCCTTTACCCCGTAAGCCGCCGGAACCAATAGCGATTTTCGACTGAATGATATGGTAGCCGGCACCTAGCGGATCGGTTTCCGGGTCCAGCAGCATCATCACGCGCTGCCGCTGGTAATCGTGCATCAGGAAGAACCACAGGATCGGGATGAACGCTGCAACTAATACCACCGCAACGCCAATTAAGCGCCAGCTTAGTCCGGAGAGGAACAGCACGAACAGGCCGGATAGCGCGACCAGAATCGAGGTGCCCAGATCCGGTTGAGCAGCAACCAACAGCGTCGGCATAAAAATCAGCACTAACGCGATAGCCGTGTTTTTAAGCGACGGGGGACAAACATCGCGGTTGATAAAGCGCGCGACCATCAGCGGAACGGCAATTTTGGCAATCTCAGACGGCTGGAAGCGGATGAAGCCTAAATCCAGCCAGCGCTGCGCGCCTTTAGAGATTGCCCCAAAGGCATCGACTGCCACCAATAAAATAATACAGACGATATAGAGATAGGGCGCCCAGCCTTCATATACGCGCGGCGGGATCTGCGCCATGACCACCATGATCACCAGCCCCATTGCGATCTGCCCGATTTTACGCTCCATCATGCCAATGTCCTGGCCGCTGGCGCTCCAGATGACCAGAGAGCTGTAAACCAGCAGTGCG from Citrobacter sp. RHB25-C09 harbors:
- the rlpA gene encoding endolytic peptidoglycan transglycosylase RlpA, whose translation is MRKQWIGICIAAGMLAACSNDDGQQQTAVAPAPAVCNGPVVEISGADPRFESLSPTANQDYQRDGKSYKIVQDASRFSQAGLAAIYDAEPGSNLTASGEAFDPMQLTAAHPTLPIPSYARITNLANGRMIVVRINDRGPYGNDRVISLSRAAADRLNTSNNTKVRIDPIIVAQDGSLSGPGMACTTVAKQTYALPARPDLSGGMGGASSAPEPMQPQGEVRAISNSTLQSQGGEGAPVNSSGFLGAPTTLAAGVLEGSEPTPAPQPAAPAPVTAPTSTPAEAPAPVAAPAVTSGYVVQVGAVSDQARAQQFQQRLGQQFGVPGRVTQNGAVWRIQLGPFASKAEASALQQRLQSEAQLQSFITGAQ
- the mrdB gene encoding peptidoglycan glycosyltransferase MrdB (rod shape-determining protein RodA) translates to MTDNPNKKTFWDKVHIDPIMLLILLALLVYSSLVIWSASGQDIGMMERKIGQIAMGLVIMVVMAQIPPRVYEGWAPYLYIVCIILLVAVDAFGAISKGAQRWLDLGFIRFQPSEIAKIAVPLMVARFINRDVCPPSLKNTAIALVLIFMPTLLVAAQPDLGTSILVALSGLFVLFLSGLSWRLIGVAVVLVAAFIPILWFFLMHDYQRQRVMMLLDPETDPLGAGYHIIQSKIAIGSGGLRGKGWLHGTQSQLEFLPERHTDFIFAVLAEELGLVGILILLALYILLIMRGLWVAAHAQTTFGRVMAGGLMLILFVYVFVNIGMVSGILPVVGVPLPLVSYGGSALIVLMAGFGIVMSIHTHRKMLSKSV